Proteins from a single region of Synechococcus sp. WH 8109:
- the rpsN gene encoding 30S ribosomal protein S14, translating to MAKKSMIARDVKRKKTVERYAAKRAALMAAFNAAEDPMDRLEIHRKIQALPRNSARIRVRNRCWATGKPRGVYRDFGLCRNQLRERAHKGELPGVVKSSW from the coding sequence ATGGCCAAGAAGTCGATGATCGCTCGCGATGTGAAGCGCAAGAAAACGGTTGAGCGCTATGCGGCCAAGCGCGCAGCACTGATGGCAGCCTTCAACGCAGCCGAAGATCCGATGGATCGCCTGGAGATCCATCGCAAGATTCAGGCTCTGCCCCGCAACAGCGCACGCATCCGTGTGCGCAACCGCTGCTGGGCCACTGGCAAGCCCCGCGGCGTTTATCGCGATTTCGGTCTCTGCCGTAACCAGCTGCGTGAGCGTGCCCACAAAGGTGAACTGCCCGGCGTGGTCAAGTCCAGCTGGTGA
- the rseP gene encoding RIP metalloprotease RseP — protein sequence MNVLAALLVLALLIVVHEAGHFLAATFQGIRVSGFSIGFGPALIKRQRRGVTYALRLLPLGGFVAFPDDNEESTIPADDPDLLRNRPIPQQALVVAAGVLANLTLALVVLFAQAAFVGVPAAPDPGVLVVQVQPGGAAARSGLRAGDQIISLNTQPLAAGQRGVEAMVRDVKAAPERAIRVERKRGEDTSTLELIPDDQQGTGKIGAQLQANISGEMRAVRSPGELVLTTGSQFSQMLQQTVRGYAGLLTNFRVTAGQVSGPVKIVEMGAQLSQQGGSGLVLFSALISINLAVLNSLPLPLLDGWQMMMLAIQSVRGRPVSERIQMAFVQSGFLLLVGLTLVLIVRDTSQLPVVQQLMGR from the coding sequence ATGAACGTGTTGGCCGCCCTTCTGGTCCTCGCCCTGCTGATCGTGGTGCATGAGGCCGGCCATTTCCTCGCTGCCACGTTCCAGGGCATCCGCGTCAGCGGTTTTTCCATTGGCTTTGGCCCGGCCCTGATCAAGAGGCAAAGGCGTGGGGTGACCTACGCCCTGCGGCTGCTGCCCCTGGGTGGTTTCGTCGCCTTCCCTGACGACAATGAGGAGAGCACGATCCCCGCTGATGATCCGGATCTGCTGCGCAACCGGCCCATCCCCCAGCAAGCCCTGGTGGTGGCTGCAGGGGTATTGGCCAACCTGACCTTGGCACTGGTGGTGCTTTTCGCTCAGGCAGCGTTTGTCGGCGTTCCCGCCGCGCCGGATCCGGGGGTCCTGGTGGTGCAGGTGCAACCGGGTGGTGCTGCCGCCCGCTCCGGGCTTCGTGCCGGTGACCAGATCATCAGCCTGAATACCCAACCCCTTGCCGCAGGACAACGGGGCGTTGAAGCGATGGTTCGGGATGTGAAAGCAGCACCCGAGCGAGCCATTCGTGTAGAGCGAAAGCGGGGAGAAGATACGTCCACCCTTGAACTCATCCCCGACGATCAACAGGGCACAGGGAAAATCGGCGCCCAGCTGCAAGCCAACATCAGTGGGGAGATGCGCGCCGTACGCAGTCCCGGTGAACTGGTGCTCACCACAGGCTCGCAATTCAGCCAAATGCTGCAACAAACCGTGCGTGGCTACGCCGGCCTCCTGACCAACTTCCGCGTCACGGCGGGGCAGGTGAGTGGCCCCGTCAAGATCGTTGAGATGGGAGCTCAGCTCAGCCAGCAGGGGGGATCAGGGTTGGTGCTCTTCTCAGCCCTGATCTCAATCAATTTGGCGGTGCTCAATTCACTGCCGCTGCCGCTGCTCGATGGCTGGCAGATGATGATGCTGGCGATTCAATCCGTTCGGGGTCGCCCGGTGTCCGAACGGATCCAAATGGCCTTCGTGCAATCCGGTTTTCTTCTGCTGGTGGGGCTCACGCTTGTGCTGATCGTGCGTGACACCAGCCAGCTGCCGGTGGTCCAGCAATTGATGGGTCGCTAG